One genomic segment of Paenibacillus xylanexedens includes these proteins:
- a CDS encoding NAD(P)-dependent oxidoreductase, protein MTITTKVPGETKVGFIGTGVMGKSMAGHIQRAGYPLHVYTRTAAKAEALVKEGAVWHDTPGKLAAACDVIITMVGYPKDVEEIYLGEDGLVANAKPGSYLIDMTTSSPLLAARIFEAAEAKGLHALDAPVSGGDIGAQNAKLSIMVGGSSKAFEAVRPLFEQMGSNIVLQGKAGAGQHTKMCNQIAIASGMMGVCEALAYAKTSGLDAETVLKSIATGAAGSWSLSNLGPRMIAGDYEPGFYVKHFIKDMGIALESAKAMGMKTPGLALAESLYQEIANNGLEEKGTQVLYTYYLQA, encoded by the coding sequence ATGACAATAACGACTAAGGTACCTGGAGAGACTAAGGTTGGCTTTATTGGTACAGGCGTGATGGGTAAAAGCATGGCTGGGCACATCCAGAGAGCAGGGTATCCGCTGCATGTGTACACGCGAACTGCTGCCAAAGCGGAAGCGTTGGTGAAAGAGGGTGCCGTATGGCATGACACACCAGGCAAACTGGCTGCCGCGTGTGATGTCATCATCACGATGGTGGGGTATCCGAAGGATGTAGAGGAGATTTATCTCGGTGAGGATGGTCTCGTAGCCAATGCCAAACCGGGTTCATATCTGATTGATATGACAACCTCAAGTCCGTTACTGGCTGCACGAATCTTTGAAGCTGCGGAAGCCAAAGGACTGCATGCACTGGACGCACCTGTGTCGGGCGGTGATATCGGAGCGCAGAACGCGAAGCTGTCCATTATGGTTGGTGGTAGTTCGAAGGCCTTTGAAGCCGTGCGTCCGCTGTTTGAGCAGATGGGTAGCAACATAGTGCTGCAAGGTAAGGCGGGAGCCGGGCAGCATACGAAAATGTGCAACCAGATTGCCATTGCCTCTGGCATGATGGGCGTATGCGAAGCACTCGCCTATGCCAAGACGTCCGGTCTGGACGCGGAGACCGTGCTGAAGAGCATTGCTACCGGTGCAGCCGGAAGCTGGTCGCTCAGCAATCTCGGTCCGCGCATGATCGCAGGCGATTATGAGCCTGGATTCTATGTGAAACATTTTATCAAAGACATGGGAATTGCACTGGAGTCTGCAAAAGCGATGGGCATGAAAACGCCTGGGTTGGCCCTGGCCGAATCCCTGTATCAGGAAATAGCGAATAATGGGCTGGAAGAGAAGGGTACTCAGGTGCTCTACACCTATTATCTTCAGGCTTAA
- a CDS encoding MerR family transcriptional regulator — protein MKTPYFTVKDIIKITGITKRALHYYDKTDLLKPSKVEDNGYRYYDQEALGNLQMILLFKEMNFSLKDIAAMMQLSKDEQKDILREHRSTLVQRKQKLETIIDQLDEYVDGTDISHLHLFDDSSILSIQEQYESEAKFIYGDTEKYQEFEANVNQLSAEEQEQAYQQFSVNMEQVFRELAKHQDLSPASVEVQSLVREWKSCLEQFMVCDIEILRCIAEAYTTDHRYAGYFDQFGNGDFLRFLYQAIMVYVEGKVVSGVKDIR, from the coding sequence ATGAAGACACCCTATTTCACTGTTAAAGATATCATTAAGATCACAGGCATCACCAAACGCGCATTACATTATTACGATAAAACGGATCTATTGAAACCGAGCAAAGTCGAGGACAACGGCTATCGCTATTACGATCAAGAGGCACTGGGGAATCTGCAGATGATTCTCTTGTTCAAAGAAATGAATTTCTCATTGAAAGACATTGCAGCCATGATGCAACTCTCCAAAGACGAACAGAAAGATATCCTAAGAGAGCATCGCAGTACACTCGTTCAACGCAAACAAAAGCTCGAAACCATCATCGACCAGTTGGACGAGTATGTGGATGGTACAGATATCTCTCATCTTCATCTGTTTGACGACTCTTCCATTCTGTCCATTCAAGAACAATATGAATCTGAGGCGAAGTTCATCTACGGAGATACCGAGAAATATCAGGAATTCGAAGCCAATGTGAACCAACTGTCTGCGGAAGAGCAAGAACAAGCTTACCAGCAGTTCTCGGTCAACATGGAGCAGGTATTTCGGGAGTTGGCGAAACATCAGGATCTGTCTCCTGCTTCTGTTGAGGTGCAATCGTTAGTGCGTGAATGGAAGAGTTGTCTGGAACAGTTCATGGTCTGTGATATTGAGATTCTGAGGTGTATCGCAGAAGCCTATACGACAGATCATCGCTATGCGGGTTATTTTGATCAGTTTGGTAATGGAGATTTTTTGAGGTTTTTGTATCAAGCGATTATGGTTTATGTGGAGGGTAAGGTGGTATCAGGTGTGAAAGATATTAGATAA
- a CDS encoding nuclease-related domain-containing protein, protein MFKKILSLFKTQPELANQITASASALPSTTTIPPRMVRSKRKKKAEGDWTRQPEEPSTADQLIGLPIQYKVLNDLLVTNPKSRSGYSQIDHVVIGPRAIFVIETRNLTTGEIRGGRREANWSVSSSRVKMYNPLMQHRAHVEAIHAHLGDYKRVRLVSMVTFTNRCRISVDPAVRYVNSDELIIYDHELVETIQRKTERLESEVPETVFQEKDIQAIYALLSSVNSTDPQIRSEHMEKAKGIK, encoded by the coding sequence ATGTTCAAGAAAATCCTGTCTCTGTTCAAGACACAACCAGAGCTTGCGAACCAGATTACAGCGTCCGCTTCAGCGTTACCATCAACGACAACCATTCCCCCGCGTATGGTCCGAAGTAAGCGCAAGAAAAAAGCGGAAGGGGATTGGACACGTCAGCCGGAGGAGCCTAGTACAGCAGATCAGCTGATAGGTCTTCCAATTCAATATAAAGTGCTGAACGACCTGCTCGTTACCAATCCGAAGTCACGCTCCGGTTATTCGCAGATTGATCATGTCGTAATCGGTCCGCGGGCAATCTTCGTGATCGAAACCCGAAATCTGACGACAGGTGAGATTCGCGGCGGAAGAAGAGAGGCCAATTGGTCGGTCAGCAGCAGCCGGGTCAAAATGTACAATCCACTCATGCAGCATCGTGCACATGTGGAAGCCATCCATGCACACCTCGGAGACTACAAAAGAGTACGTCTCGTCTCCATGGTGACCTTCACCAACCGTTGCCGCATCAGTGTTGATCCTGCTGTGAGGTATGTGAACTCGGATGAACTGATTATCTACGATCACGAATTGGTAGAGACCATTCAGCGTAAGACGGAACGACTTGAGAGTGAGGTTCCAGAAACCGTATTTCAAGAGAAGGATATCCAGGCGATCTACGCTCTGTTATCTTCGGTCAATTCCACCGATCCTCAGATTCGGTCAGAGCATATGGAGAAGGCTAAAGGGATCAAATAA
- a CDS encoding DUF2268 domain-containing protein: MKITALRSDQIYEEIIQAAPDEKLELYRERMMSPFMNKWNIQHIPFRSQEPHGFDVIMMNNFMNIAPADITPEINESLAAISSEAFWQQCHEAVCTSLSTFTDHGIELSVSEYLYTILLGDKNSPSLTMNEGISGDGGIPGCIIANLIPNRYTLPRMQSVLAHECNHNVRYQYIQWSPQITLGEMVVSEGLAESFATSLYGENLLGPWVAKTDMETLNTVIKPKMKDQLHVIGFDQINPYLYGDELAIMQNFTPVGMPYAAGYACGYHLIQYYLNKTGTPITQATITPASVILAETKDFWNEDTLFHC; the protein is encoded by the coding sequence ATGAAGATTACCGCGTTACGTTCAGATCAAATCTATGAGGAAATCATTCAGGCTGCACCCGATGAGAAATTGGAGTTATACCGTGAACGAATGATGAGTCCATTCATGAACAAATGGAACATTCAACATATCCCGTTTCGCTCTCAAGAGCCTCACGGCTTCGATGTGATCATGATGAATAACTTTATGAATATCGCTCCAGCAGATATCACACCTGAGATTAACGAATCGTTAGCAGCGATTTCGTCTGAAGCATTTTGGCAACAGTGTCATGAAGCCGTTTGTACGAGTCTATCCACCTTTACAGATCACGGGATTGAGCTATCGGTCTCCGAATATCTATATACGATTTTATTAGGCGACAAGAACAGTCCTTCACTCACCATGAACGAAGGCATCAGCGGAGATGGTGGAATCCCGGGTTGTATTATTGCGAACCTGATCCCCAATAGGTATACTCTACCTCGTATGCAATCCGTGTTAGCCCATGAATGCAATCATAACGTAAGGTATCAATATATCCAGTGGAGTCCACAGATTACGCTTGGGGAGATGGTGGTTAGCGAGGGGTTGGCCGAGAGTTTTGCGACATCCCTGTATGGAGAGAATTTGCTAGGCCCCTGGGTAGCCAAAACGGATATGGAGACATTGAATACCGTAATCAAGCCAAAAATGAAAGACCAGCTACATGTCATCGGTTTTGACCAAATTAATCCGTATCTATACGGCGATGAACTTGCCATCATGCAAAACTTCACGCCCGTAGGTATGCCCTACGCGGCTGGCTATGCCTGCGGTTATCACTTAATCCAATATTATCTGAACAAAACAGGTACACCGATTACCCAAGCAACCATCACTCCGGCAAGTGTCATCCTTGCTGAAACAAAGGACTTTTGGAATGAAGACACCCTATTTCACTGTTAA
- a CDS encoding spore germination protein, protein MPISTQPKNNPDVEPFRMNEHNLNTFFAGSDDVIINSHMIGEPPMQLLMTYCSGMVDSEAIYDIILPELRRTYENTHFIRTSDIEKCISLDWTRMDLQDSAYGTELMSLRVFEGHMLICIPSLQTMWSIDISNIPTRTPEESTTEVSIRGARDGFIEPLAVNVALIRTRLRTNQLACNIELIGTRSATKVALMYIKNIANPELIEDVQDRLRKIETERILTANELEELLSPSKITLFPVTHYTGRPDFAAECLMNGRFILIVDGNPSAIIGPVNLFLLLKSPEDASFPFLPVNVGRMLRFLGLMITVFLPGFYIALTSFHMDQIPFPLVATISVERMGLPMESGVEMFLIMLLMELFREAGVRLPSAIGQTLTVVGGLIIGDSAIRAGMVSPLMIVIIAVTVVAGATIVNQVMTSSVLILRFLCFVLGASLGIYGFILSLILFLIYLTDLKSFGIPYLTPLTPLHFKQAIASLFKLPKGLGKRRPVYLETQEPRKKGNGR, encoded by the coding sequence ATGCCGATCTCAACCCAGCCCAAGAATAATCCTGACGTTGAACCGTTCCGAATGAACGAGCATAACCTGAATACCTTTTTTGCCGGATCTGATGATGTTATCATCAATAGTCATATGATCGGAGAACCTCCGATGCAACTCCTTATGACCTATTGCAGCGGTATGGTGGATAGTGAAGCGATCTACGATATTATTCTCCCGGAACTCAGACGAACATATGAAAATACACACTTTATCCGTACATCCGACATTGAAAAGTGCATCAGCCTGGATTGGACCCGAATGGATCTGCAAGACTCGGCATATGGCACCGAACTAATGTCTCTCCGTGTTTTTGAAGGTCATATGTTGATCTGTATTCCTTCCCTGCAAACCATGTGGAGTATTGATATATCTAACATCCCTACTCGAACACCGGAGGAATCGACCACCGAAGTTTCGATCCGCGGGGCAAGAGATGGGTTCATCGAACCACTTGCCGTCAATGTTGCCTTGATACGCACCCGTCTGCGTACGAACCAACTTGCCTGCAATATCGAACTGATCGGTACACGTTCTGCAACCAAGGTGGCATTGATGTATATCAAGAATATCGCCAATCCGGAGCTGATCGAAGACGTCCAGGATCGGTTGCGTAAGATTGAGACCGAACGCATCTTGACCGCCAATGAACTGGAAGAATTGCTGTCGCCTTCGAAGATTACTTTGTTTCCCGTCACCCATTATACGGGCAGGCCTGACTTTGCTGCAGAATGTCTCATGAACGGACGTTTTATCCTCATTGTAGACGGCAATCCCAGCGCCATTATTGGGCCAGTCAATCTGTTTCTTTTGCTCAAATCCCCGGAGGATGCCAGCTTTCCCTTCTTGCCTGTGAACGTAGGAAGGATGCTGCGCTTTCTTGGCCTGATGATCACCGTGTTCCTGCCCGGATTCTATATTGCGCTGACATCCTTTCATATGGATCAGATCCCCTTTCCTCTAGTTGCAACGATATCGGTTGAACGCATGGGACTTCCAATGGAATCGGGAGTGGAGATGTTTCTCATTATGCTGCTAATGGAGCTGTTCCGAGAGGCGGGGGTACGTTTACCAAGTGCCATCGGCCAGACACTAACTGTCGTTGGAGGGTTGATCATCGGGGATTCCGCCATTCGAGCCGGCATGGTCTCTCCCCTCATGATTGTCATCATTGCAGTTACCGTCGTAGCTGGTGCAACCATTGTGAATCAGGTCATGACCAGTTCTGTGCTGATCCTGCGGTTCCTTTGTTTTGTCCTGGGGGCATCCCTCGGCATCTATGGGTTCATCCTGTCGTTGATTCTGTTCCTCATCTACCTGACTGATCTCAAATCATTTGGCATTCCGTATCTCACGCCGTTAACACCGCTTCATTTCAAACAAGCGATAGCTTCATTATTCAAACTGCCAAAGGGGTTAGGTAAACGAAGACCCGTCTATCTTGAGACTCAAGAACCGCGTAAGAAAGGAAACGGACGATGA
- a CDS encoding tellurite resistance TerB family protein: MSSFKSWLNSTKQGLEEQVKKFKNKDFMDAVVAGCALVAFADGSIDEAEKNKMAGYINLSQELKVFDMAEVITRFNHYVANFEFSPEIGKQEALKAIGKFKAKPDVGRVIVGVCSAIGSADGNFDDQEKRVVAEICIVLGLNPSEFNL, from the coding sequence ATGAGTTCATTTAAAAGCTGGTTAAATTCAACAAAACAAGGACTTGAAGAGCAAGTCAAAAAGTTTAAAAATAAAGATTTTATGGATGCCGTGGTTGCAGGGTGTGCACTGGTTGCTTTTGCAGATGGTTCCATTGATGAAGCAGAAAAGAACAAGATGGCTGGTTATATCAACCTGAGTCAGGAATTGAAAGTATTTGATATGGCTGAAGTGATTACACGCTTTAATCATTATGTCGCGAACTTTGAGTTCTCTCCAGAGATCGGGAAGCAGGAAGCGCTGAAAGCTATTGGGAAATTCAAAGCCAAGCCGGATGTAGGACGCGTTATTGTGGGTGTATGCAGTGCGATTGGTTCAGCTGACGGCAACTTTGATGATCAGGAGAAAAGAGTCGTTGCCGAGATATGCATCGTACTTGGACTGAACCCGAGTGAATTCAATCTCTAA
- a CDS encoding Ger(x)C family spore germination protein, whose protein sequence is MKHLLQQCLLGLLSLLMCVMTSGCWSAFEIQQVDYAKAFGIDYKDGMYHLYVQTLDFASVAKSESSTKSADTPPVWVGHAEGKTMSLALNELFRTAQLHMAWGHVTAIVMAEGVLTSKHIKEVFDMLGRFPESRYTTWVYGTREPLEKILSATSIYNMSPLDSILHNPLPTYMEESLYPPVLSFKLIATHNDPATTTYLPSLALNDTQWAENEKKHDLFLVEGAFFEKTGYDFEYFPRSQLPGYHWLIKDMRRAPLLVQKDGTIYGALSVGLPKIKIKPVIQGEDVTFNIDAHYLTALYEYLVPTSYEEMIQISEVKLREQIMQTYRHGLERGVDIYGLQEKLYRKNPKLWRKLSNNGSKMMLTEDSIQDLKIHLTIPYTGKYKRKV, encoded by the coding sequence ATGAAACACTTGTTACAGCAATGTTTGCTGGGTCTGTTAAGCCTATTGATGTGCGTGATGACAAGTGGATGCTGGAGTGCCTTTGAGATTCAACAGGTGGACTACGCCAAAGCCTTTGGGATTGATTATAAGGACGGCATGTATCACCTGTATGTACAAACGCTGGATTTTGCCAGTGTCGCCAAAAGTGAAAGTTCAACTAAAAGTGCAGATACACCGCCTGTATGGGTCGGACATGCCGAAGGGAAAACGATGAGTCTGGCGCTGAACGAACTGTTCCGTACGGCTCAATTACACATGGCTTGGGGGCATGTGACAGCTATCGTTATGGCTGAAGGTGTGCTCACCAGCAAACACATCAAAGAAGTGTTCGACATGCTGGGACGGTTTCCAGAATCCCGTTATACAACCTGGGTGTACGGAACACGCGAGCCTCTGGAGAAAATCCTGAGTGCAACGTCCATCTATAATATGTCGCCACTGGACAGCATTCTTCACAACCCGCTCCCCACGTACATGGAAGAATCGTTGTACCCGCCTGTGCTCAGCTTTAAACTCATTGCAACACATAATGATCCCGCTACCACGACGTATCTGCCGAGTCTTGCATTGAACGATACCCAGTGGGCTGAGAATGAGAAAAAACATGATTTGTTTCTAGTGGAAGGGGCCTTTTTCGAGAAGACTGGCTATGACTTTGAATACTTTCCACGCAGTCAGCTTCCCGGTTATCACTGGTTAATCAAAGACATGCGGCGCGCTCCCTTACTAGTTCAGAAGGATGGAACGATCTATGGGGCACTCAGTGTAGGATTGCCAAAAATCAAAATTAAACCTGTCATTCAGGGTGAAGACGTTACGTTCAACATTGACGCCCACTACCTCACTGCCCTGTACGAATACCTGGTGCCCACCTCATATGAAGAGATGATCCAGATCAGTGAAGTGAAGTTGCGGGAGCAGATCATGCAGACGTATCGTCACGGCCTTGAGCGTGGTGTGGATATTTACGGTCTTCAGGAGAAGCTGTATCGCAAAAATCCGAAACTCTGGCGCAAGTTATCCAACAATGGCAGCAAGATGATGCTTACCGAAGACTCGATTCAAGATCTGAAAATCCACCTCACCATCCCGTATACAGGGAAATATAAACGGAAAGTGTAG
- a CDS encoding galactokinase, with protein sequence MTTQPLNLIQSTEGQALLAQMYGQSQVEEQTARYTKLNATFEEYFGAQEGSKLFSAAGRSEIGGNHTDHNHGKVLAGSITLDTIAVAAPTAESVITFYSEGYDKKYVIDLTDLTPNTEDDGTTALIRGMAAGFGEFGYKIGGFQAYLSSNVFSASGVSSSASFEMLICTILNHFYNDGALDVVTMAKIGQYAENHYWNKPSGLLDQMACAYGGLIAIDFENPAQPVIEPVQWDFQQNGYSLVIVNTGGNHADLTEDYAAVPYEMRAVAQALGSEYVREITADAIYANLKKVREAAGDRAVLRALHFLEENNRVDGQVQALRDGRFADFLKLITASGNSSWKWLQNVYQSGAVKEQEIGIALALTENYLQNLGDGACRIHGGGFAGVILTILPNEKVEEYMSWMHDMLETPIIVVNVRAQGAVCLNALIANAS encoded by the coding sequence ATGACGACACAACCATTGAATCTGATCCAATCCACGGAGGGCCAAGCGTTACTTGCCCAAATGTATGGACAATCACAAGTAGAGGAACAGACCGCACGTTACACAAAGCTGAACGCAACGTTTGAAGAGTACTTTGGCGCGCAAGAAGGAAGCAAGTTGTTCAGTGCGGCAGGACGCAGCGAGATTGGCGGCAATCATACGGATCATAACCATGGTAAAGTGCTGGCGGGCAGCATTACGCTGGATACGATTGCAGTGGCAGCACCAACTGCGGAGTCGGTTATTACGTTTTACTCAGAAGGTTATGACAAGAAATATGTAATCGATCTCACGGACCTCACGCCAAATACAGAAGACGATGGCACAACAGCATTGATTCGCGGTATGGCTGCGGGATTTGGAGAATTTGGATATAAAATAGGCGGCTTCCAGGCGTATCTCTCCAGTAATGTGTTCTCGGCATCTGGGGTGAGTTCCTCTGCTTCATTTGAGATGCTGATCTGTACGATATTGAATCATTTCTATAATGACGGTGCACTGGATGTTGTGACAATGGCTAAAATCGGTCAGTATGCGGAGAACCACTATTGGAACAAACCTTCCGGTCTGCTGGATCAGATGGCTTGTGCGTACGGGGGACTCATTGCTATTGATTTTGAAAATCCTGCACAGCCGGTTATCGAGCCTGTTCAGTGGGATTTCCAACAAAACGGCTACTCATTGGTCATTGTGAATACGGGCGGTAACCACGCTGATCTGACAGAAGATTACGCTGCTGTGCCATATGAGATGAGAGCGGTTGCTCAGGCACTGGGCAGTGAGTATGTTCGGGAAATTACTGCAGACGCAATCTATGCCAACCTCAAGAAGGTTCGTGAAGCTGCTGGGGATCGTGCCGTGCTGCGTGCGCTTCATTTCCTGGAGGAAAATAATCGTGTCGATGGTCAGGTTCAGGCGTTGCGTGATGGACGTTTTGCTGATTTCTTGAAACTGATTACGGCGTCTGGTAATTCGTCATGGAAGTGGTTGCAGAATGTATATCAGAGTGGTGCTGTGAAGGAACAGGAGATTGGCATCGCGCTGGCACTGACCGAGAATTATCTGCAAAACCTGGGTGATGGCGCTTGTCGTATTCATGGTGGTGGATTCGCAGGGGTTATTCTGACGATCCTTCCGAACGAAAAAGTAGAAGAGTATATGTCCTGGATGCACGACATGTTGGAAACGCCAATCATCGTCGTTAATGTGCGTGCACAAGGCGCGGTATGCTTGAATGCATTGATCGCTAACGCGAGCTAA
- a CDS encoding GerAB/ArcD/ProY family transporter, whose protein sequence is MSREKGQITIWLSFSIILLSAGLVCHVLSIPGILEAAGRDGWLSVVAAGPFFMLFLCMMYIIIRRVRGQRLTDWITREFGAVPSWIFRISASILLFTLGTHTLYETTNWTVSTYLQFTPPYVLAGGGALVAAWAAAKGIRSIAMTSSLLLPFVILLGYFVMSANMKYKDYSLLFPIMENGIGPVWRGMIYSLAGLMEIWILMLFQHEVKGKIRWWHVLILGVFMLSMAIGPTIGAIVEFGPEEAAKQRNSPYEQWKLVNIGKLLQHVDFLSIYQWLSGSFARVAISMYLIVDLLNFRRPKKRYIAILTITVIMSFMAMQWWRIDYVDYYVDHIQFPVMLAYVSIVTVILTIAALIHKKDKEAPDHADLNPAQE, encoded by the coding sequence ATGAGTCGTGAAAAAGGTCAAATTACCATCTGGTTGTCCTTTTCCATCATTTTATTAAGTGCCGGACTGGTCTGCCATGTCTTGTCCATTCCAGGAATTCTCGAAGCAGCAGGCAGGGATGGATGGTTGTCTGTCGTGGCGGCTGGCCCTTTTTTCATGTTATTTCTATGTATGATGTACATCATTATTCGCCGTGTACGTGGACAGCGATTAACAGATTGGATTACGCGAGAGTTCGGGGCGGTCCCTTCCTGGATCTTCCGAATCTCCGCTTCCATTCTGCTGTTCACGCTTGGCACGCATACGCTGTATGAGACAACTAACTGGACCGTGTCCACATATCTTCAATTCACACCACCTTACGTTCTGGCTGGTGGCGGAGCATTGGTTGCCGCGTGGGCAGCGGCTAAAGGCATACGCTCCATTGCGATGACTTCCAGTCTGCTGTTGCCCTTTGTCATTTTGCTTGGTTATTTTGTAATGTCCGCCAATATGAAATATAAAGACTACAGTCTATTGTTCCCGATTATGGAGAACGGTATAGGTCCCGTGTGGCGGGGCATGATCTACTCTCTCGCCGGACTTATGGAGATCTGGATTCTTATGTTGTTCCAACATGAAGTCAAAGGCAAAATTCGTTGGTGGCATGTTCTGATCCTCGGCGTGTTTATGCTCAGTATGGCGATCGGACCAACCATCGGAGCCATCGTGGAGTTTGGTCCCGAAGAAGCAGCCAAACAACGAAACAGTCCCTATGAGCAATGGAAACTTGTGAATATCGGCAAGCTGCTGCAACACGTTGATTTTCTATCCATCTATCAGTGGCTTAGTGGTTCCTTTGCAAGGGTGGCCATATCCATGTATCTCATCGTGGATCTGCTGAATTTCCGCAGACCGAAGAAACGATATATCGCGATTCTCACCATTACCGTCATCATGAGCTTCATGGCGATGCAATGGTGGCGCATTGATTACGTGGATTATTATGTGGACCATATTCAGTTCCCGGTCATGCTCGCTTATGTCTCAATCGTTACCGTGATATTAACCATTGCTGCATTAATCCATAAAAAGGACAAGGAGGCTCCCGATCATGCCGATCTCAACCCAGCCCAAGAATAA
- a CDS encoding MFS transporter, whose amino-acid sequence MKIKSNYTKLFGAFSLTFLGDGLTLAAVPWLISTLTSDTLYASVTMTALRLPWLLFSLPVGVLIDRYSRKHMLVGAGFTRMILLLVLTLCIWGGWVSIPILALFMFGIGLSRVVFDSTVQTVIPQLVDESKLEKANGQFTAGQLITSDILGVALGGFIITLHIVFPFAIDAVTAVIALLFLISLRGNFYPGDTETTKKEVRPMKNWKREMWSGIQYVYHDRFLRGLAILSLTITLMYSIILATQIFFVRDVLQLDAFAFGILISIATIGSIVGSQAVAYMRKRWSTKQLIISSILCMGIIYGVVGLTTNAYMVGGLYFCAAFFIIVYNVTRSSILQRSVPNEMLGRVGSVFRFLSFGISAIGTLLGGLLVRVSETTFDRVFSLQLPYLLLSLIYLLSALIFAMKMQNHSESQQRNINA is encoded by the coding sequence ATGAAAATTAAGTCAAACTATACTAAGTTATTTGGTGCATTTTCTCTTACATTTTTGGGTGATGGACTTACGCTTGCTGCGGTTCCTTGGCTCATATCAACACTAACGAGCGATACGCTGTATGCCTCTGTCACTATGACGGCACTTCGTTTGCCCTGGCTGCTATTCAGTCTGCCTGTAGGTGTCCTCATCGACCGATACTCACGCAAACATATGCTGGTTGGGGCAGGCTTTACGCGAATGATCCTTCTACTTGTTCTGACGTTATGTATCTGGGGAGGATGGGTGAGCATTCCGATTCTGGCTCTGTTCATGTTTGGGATTGGATTGAGCCGAGTTGTATTCGACAGTACGGTGCAGACGGTCATTCCTCAACTTGTAGATGAAAGTAAATTGGAGAAAGCGAATGGGCAGTTCACCGCCGGACAGTTAATCACAAGTGATATTCTGGGCGTTGCTCTGGGAGGGTTTATCATAACCCTGCATATTGTATTTCCTTTTGCCATAGACGCCGTAACGGCTGTTATTGCTCTGCTCTTTTTGATCAGTTTGAGGGGAAACTTCTACCCTGGGGATACGGAAACAACCAAGAAAGAAGTTCGACCGATGAAGAATTGGAAACGAGAGATGTGGTCCGGTATTCAATATGTCTATCATGATCGTTTTCTCCGCGGATTAGCCATTCTATCTCTCACCATTACGCTGATGTATTCGATCATTCTGGCTACTCAGATCTTTTTTGTACGAGATGTGCTTCAGTTGGATGCTTTTGCATTTGGTATCCTCATCTCCATTGCAACAATCGGCAGCATTGTAGGGAGCCAGGCTGTTGCTTATATGCGTAAGAGATGGAGTACAAAACAATTGATTATCTCCTCCATTTTGTGCATGGGAATCATCTACGGTGTGGTGGGTTTAACCACGAATGCATATATGGTAGGTGGACTGTACTTCTGTGCTGCATTTTTCATTATTGTCTACAATGTTACCCGTTCCTCCATCCTGCAACGTTCCGTTCCTAATGAGATGCTCGGCCGGGTCGGAAGTGTGTTTCGCTTTCTATCCTTTGGCATCAGTGCCATTGGTACGCTTCTCGGCGGATTATTGGTGCGGGTTAGTGAAACGACTTTTGATCGTGTATTCTCGCTGCAACTCCCTTATCTCTTGTTAAGCCTGATCTATCTCCTGTCTGCCCTGATATTCGCAATGAAGATGCAGAATCATTCAGAGAGCCAGCAGCGTAACATCAACGCTTGA